The Lycium barbarum isolate Lr01 chromosome 10, ASM1917538v2, whole genome shotgun sequence genome includes a region encoding these proteins:
- the LOC132615432 gene encoding uncharacterized protein LOC132615432, producing MAKLVGHVGTGLGFLLIGIWHLFNHIRLHALHPNGYTSLLWFPTPKIRHLELLLIMCGTLIFLFMELFNNHHLLNSNGTIPSNHLHYLEHSCISLSLFIYAFFSMLIDKFTPSIQAQNGLTNFLASIAFGQELLLFHLHSADHNGVEGQYHWLLQIVIFLSLFTTLLGIPFPNNFLNNFVRSYSIMFQGIWLMVMGVMLWTPKFIPKGCFMNLEEGYQVVRCHGHEALKKAKSLVNIEFSWYIIGTTSLVVSLYFVGFKIFTKNVEYQSLKNNFEDQEEDLEDIVETQKRPSEMKKFVEMGKVFAT from the coding sequence ATGGCAAAGTTGGTTGGGCATGTAGGAACGGGTCTTGGTTTCTTGTTAATAGGTATTTGGCACTTATTCAACCATATTAGACTACATGCTTTGCATCCAAATGGCTACACTTCTTTACTATGGTTCCCAACTCCAAAAATTAGGCATTTAGAACTTCTTTTGATTATGTGTGGaaccttaatttttttatttatggaACTTTTTAATAATCACCATCTTCTAAATTCAAATGGAACAATCCCTTCTAACCATCTTCACTATCTTGAACATTCATGTATCtctttatctttatttatttatgcatttttctCCATGTTAATTGACAAATTTACCCCTTCAATCCAAGCCCAAAATGGACTTACAAATTTTCTTGCGTCAATTGCTTTCGGCCAAGAACTTCTTCTATTTCATCTTCACTCAGCTGACCATAATGGTGTTGAAGGACAATACCATTGGCTTCTACAAATAGTCATTTTTTTGTCTTTATTCACTACCCTTTTGGGAATTCCATTTCCTAATAATTTCCTGAATAATTTTGTGAGATCTTATAGTATTATGTTTCAAGGAATTTGGCTTATGGTTATGGGTGTAATGCTTTGGACACCAAAATTTATCCCTAAAGGCTgttttatgaatttggaagaaggatATCAAGTTGTTAGATGCCATGGACATGAAGCACTTAAAAAAGCAAAATCATTAGTGAATATAGAATTTAGTTGGTATATAATTGGAACCACTTCTTTAGTTGTCTCTCTTTACTTTGTTGGTTTCAAGATTTTCACAAAAAATGTCGAGTATCAAtccttaaaaaataattttgaggATCAAGAAGAGGACTTAGAGGATATTGTTGAAACTCAGAAGAGACCAAGTGAAATGAAGAAGTTTGTTGAAATGGGGAAAGTGTTTGCTACATAA